The following coding sequences are from one Microbacterium sp. SORGH_AS_0969 window:
- a CDS encoding SDR family NAD(P)-dependent oxidoreductase: MHGTAGIALITGAASGMGASAAALFLQRGYRVLGVDVASTSAPRGFEASYVSVVADVRSRSALEAAIGDALELQDAIDVVANIAGVYPPTTLDTYDEATFHRIFDINVLGILNVIAAARPRLSRGASIVNFASVDAFEVSRGQLLYGASKAAVVMLTKSLALELAGEGIRVNGIAPGWVATPGNAATGRMDAAAASIPLGRVAQPEEIAAWVWLISQPDYGAFLTGETVVLSGGDVMR, encoded by the coding sequence ATGCACGGAACGGCGGGTATCGCCCTCATCACGGGTGCCGCGAGCGGCATGGGCGCGAGCGCGGCTGCGCTGTTCCTTCAGCGGGGGTATCGCGTGCTGGGCGTCGACGTCGCGTCCACGTCGGCACCCCGGGGGTTCGAGGCATCGTACGTGTCCGTCGTCGCCGACGTGCGGTCCCGCTCTGCGCTCGAAGCGGCGATCGGCGACGCCCTCGAGCTGCAGGACGCCATTGACGTGGTCGCGAACATCGCCGGGGTCTACCCGCCGACCACCCTGGACACCTACGACGAGGCCACCTTCCACCGCATCTTCGACATCAACGTGCTCGGCATCCTGAACGTCATCGCTGCGGCCCGGCCGCGTCTGTCGCGCGGAGCGTCGATCGTCAACTTCGCCTCGGTCGACGCGTTCGAGGTCTCGCGCGGGCAGCTGCTGTACGGCGCGTCGAAAGCGGCGGTGGTCATGCTCACGAAGTCGCTCGCGCTCGAGCTGGCCGGTGAGGGCATCCGCGTCAACGGCATCGCGCCGGGGTGGGTGGCCACCCCGGGCAATGCCGCGACGGGACGAATGGATGCCGCCGCGGCATCCATTCCGCTCGGACGGGTGGCTCAGCCCGAGGAGATCGCGGCGTGGGTCTGGCTGATCTCGCAGCCCGACTACGGCGCGTTCCTCACGGGTGAGACCGTCGTGCTCTCGGGTGGGGACGTGATGCGCTGA
- a CDS encoding SDR family NAD(P)-dependent oxidoreductase — MRGLVVVTGAARGQGAAHAHLLVEHRYAVLVADVLDAEGERTAESLRASGATATYRHLDVTSEADWGSLAEEIRSSGVPLRGLVNNAGILRHRPLADTSLDEWELQMAVNARSAFLGIRALAALLVDGGSIVNVSSTAALVGSPGYAGYSASKAALLGLTRAAAVELAPRVRVNAVCPGGVATAMNDDEPAGGSSSTAPLGRRARVDEISPLVAYLVGEDAAFVTGSVLTIDGGLTAA; from the coding sequence ATGCGCGGCCTCGTCGTCGTGACCGGAGCCGCCCGCGGGCAGGGTGCCGCGCACGCCCACCTGCTCGTCGAGCACCGGTACGCCGTCCTCGTCGCGGACGTGCTCGACGCCGAGGGCGAGCGCACCGCGGAGAGCCTGCGCGCGAGCGGGGCCACCGCCACCTACCGGCACCTCGACGTCACCTCCGAGGCGGACTGGGGGAGTCTCGCCGAGGAGATCCGTTCGAGCGGCGTCCCCCTGCGGGGTCTTGTCAACAACGCCGGTATCCTGCGCCACCGTCCCCTCGCCGACACGTCTCTCGATGAGTGGGAGCTGCAGATGGCGGTGAACGCGCGCAGCGCGTTCCTCGGCATCCGTGCGCTCGCCGCGTTGCTCGTCGACGGGGGATCCATCGTGAACGTCTCGTCGACGGCCGCCCTCGTCGGGTCGCCCGGCTACGCGGGGTATTCGGCGTCGAAGGCCGCGCTGCTCGGACTCACGCGCGCCGCCGCCGTCGAACTCGCGCCGCGCGTGCGCGTCAACGCCGTCTGTCCGGGCGGCGTCGCCACGGCGATGAACGACGACGAACCCGCCGGAGGGTCGAGCTCGACCGCACCGCTGGGCCGTCGCGCGCGGGTCGACGAGATCTCCCCCCTCGTGGCCTACCTCGTCGGCGAGGACGCCGCGTTCGTGACCGGCTCCGTCCTGACCATCGACGGCGGCCTGACCGCCGCCTGA
- a CDS encoding ABC transporter substrate-binding protein, with protein MTRTMPRRSARVLILLAASGLALAGCASAAPASTVSADCTPADAGLTTFTAGTLTVGVPENPPYTETDGSGGASGIEIDIIKKLADAECLAVSYVPITYANGIPMITEQKKTDIITGGWYVTPKRAEQVGFTTPTMYDTMGVVSKDGIDTVDELETVGTVGTGTGFSWNEELAPLLGSKLQQYPGTVEMKQDLVAGRIQAALDGYAVAVAAYADTDYKVEPIQADPRVSITQTKPLIAFPVSKDNTALSDALSAFIDQYRTDGTLADLLATYKLPADLLVPADVAATSIR; from the coding sequence ATGACCCGAACCATGCCCCGTCGCTCCGCCCGTGTCCTCATCCTCCTCGCCGCCTCCGGTCTCGCCCTCGCCGGCTGCGCCTCCGCGGCTCCCGCGTCGACGGTCTCGGCGGACTGCACCCCCGCCGACGCGGGGCTGACCACTTTCACCGCCGGCACGCTCACCGTCGGCGTCCCCGAGAACCCGCCGTACACCGAGACCGACGGCTCCGGCGGCGCCTCCGGCATCGAGATCGACATCATCAAGAAGCTCGCCGACGCCGAGTGCCTCGCCGTCAGCTACGTGCCCATCACCTACGCCAACGGCATCCCGATGATCACGGAGCAGAAGAAGACCGACATCATCACCGGTGGCTGGTACGTCACGCCCAAGCGCGCCGAGCAGGTCGGCTTCACCACTCCGACGATGTACGACACCATGGGCGTCGTCTCGAAGGACGGCATCGACACCGTCGACGAGCTCGAGACGGTCGGTACGGTCGGCACCGGCACGGGCTTCTCGTGGAACGAAGAGCTGGCGCCCCTGCTCGGCAGCAAGCTGCAGCAGTACCCCGGCACGGTCGAGATGAAGCAGGACCTCGTCGCCGGGCGCATCCAGGCCGCGCTCGACGGGTACGCCGTCGCGGTGGCCGCCTACGCCGACACCGACTACAAGGTCGAGCCCATCCAGGCGGATCCCCGCGTGTCGATCACCCAGACCAAGCCCCTGATCGCGTTCCCCGTGTCGAAGGACAACACCGCCCTCTCCGACGCCCTCAGTGCGTTCATCGACCAGTACCGCACCGACGGCACCCTCGCCGATCTGCTGGCGACCTACAAGCTGCCGGCCGACCTGCTGGTGCCCGCCGACGTCGCGGCGACCTCCATTCGATGA
- a CDS encoding amino acid ABC transporter ATP-binding protein, with protein sequence MPQLITEANELATAGVTISHLSKSFGTNLVLDDISMTVAPGSVTALIGPSGSGKSTLLRCVNLLEQPDRGSITVGSTTIEAGAKVTDRTLLALRRQVGMVFQSFNLFPHMTVLRNVAYPQEKILGRSRAEAEERALTLLERVGLRDKAQQHPGRCSGGQQQRIAIVRALALNPRAMLFDEPTSALDPEVGVEVLAVMRELADSGMTMIVVTHEMQFARDVSDHLVVMADGHIIEEGDPRAIMAAPREERTRRFLSAVLER encoded by the coding sequence ATGCCCCAGCTGATCACCGAGGCCAACGAGCTCGCCACCGCGGGCGTCACCATCTCGCACCTGTCGAAGAGCTTCGGCACCAACCTCGTGCTCGACGACATCTCCATGACCGTCGCCCCCGGAAGCGTCACGGCGCTCATCGGACCCTCGGGCTCGGGTAAAAGCACGTTGCTGCGCTGCGTCAACCTGCTCGAGCAGCCCGATCGGGGGTCGATCACGGTCGGCTCGACGACCATCGAGGCCGGGGCCAAGGTCACCGATCGTACCCTGCTCGCGCTGCGCCGACAGGTGGGCATGGTGTTCCAGTCGTTCAACCTGTTCCCCCACATGACGGTGCTGCGCAACGTCGCCTACCCGCAGGAGAAGATCCTCGGCCGATCCCGCGCGGAGGCCGAAGAGCGCGCGCTCACGCTGCTGGAGCGCGTGGGCCTGCGCGACAAGGCGCAGCAGCATCCGGGTCGCTGTTCCGGTGGGCAGCAGCAGCGGATCGCGATCGTCCGGGCGCTCGCCCTGAACCCCCGCGCCATGCTGTTCGACGAGCCCACGAGTGCCCTCGACCCCGAGGTCGGCGTCGAAGTCCTCGCGGTGATGCGCGAGCTCGCCGACAGCGGAATGACGATGATCGTCGTCACCCACGAGATGCAGTTCGCGCGCGACGTGTCCGACCACCTCGTCGTGATGGCCGACGGTCACATCATCGAGGAGGGCGACCCCCGCGCGATCATGGCCGCGCCGCGCGAGGAGCGTACACGCCGCTTCCTCTCGGCCGTCCTGGAGCGCTGA
- a CDS encoding amino acid ABC transporter permease gives MEAVVAVLLGLPMTLLVTAAAFAIGLVGGIPLMLGLRSRHRVVRLVVRFVVDLIRGIPPIVWLFVLFFGVSIGALRFNALAAAIVGLGVISAAYLAEIYRGGFATLPAGQTEAARALGLGRRATFVRVLAPQAARTALPSITTFLLALVKDSSIASTIGVTDMVFAANTFVRQNPMTAGLTPFFVAAAVYVAISIPLAIVARRLDSRLRRSA, from the coding sequence GTGGAGGCCGTCGTCGCGGTCCTGCTCGGACTGCCCATGACCCTGCTCGTCACGGCCGCGGCCTTCGCGATCGGCCTGGTCGGTGGCATCCCGCTGATGCTGGGCCTGCGCTCCCGCCATCGTGTCGTGCGCCTCGTCGTGCGTTTCGTCGTCGACCTCATCCGCGGCATCCCGCCGATCGTGTGGCTCTTCGTTCTGTTCTTCGGCGTGTCGATCGGTGCGCTCCGTTTCAACGCGCTCGCCGCGGCGATCGTCGGGCTCGGCGTCATCTCGGCCGCCTACCTCGCCGAGATCTACCGCGGGGGCTTCGCGACCCTGCCCGCCGGGCAGACCGAAGCCGCCCGCGCCCTCGGACTCGGCCGCCGCGCCACCTTCGTCCGCGTGCTCGCACCGCAGGCGGCTCGCACGGCACTGCCCTCGATCACGACGTTCCTGCTCGCACTGGTGAAGGACTCCTCCATCGCCTCCACGATCGGCGTCACCGACATGGTGTTCGCCGCCAACACCTTCGTGCGCCAGAACCCGATGACCGCCGGGCTCACCCCGTTCTTCGTCGCCGCCGCCGTGTACGTGGCGATCAGCATCCCGCTCGCGATCGTCGCCCGTCGCCTGGACTCCCGTCTGAGGAGGAGCGCCTGA
- a CDS encoding amino acid ABC transporter permease, with amino-acid sequence MDLSMYLPRLLDGLGVSLQLTAISVVFGYALGLLFALGVSSIHRGLRWPALVVVEIGRGIPALVVLYIVYYGLPAVGVLFSSFWAAAAGLTFTVAAYSSEMIRAGIQSVPRGQGEAAAALGLSRLPTFARVILPQGLRSSIPALMGLAIQSFQGTSLAYSISVNELMSQAYQVSSLTFAYLTVYVVTGLIYAVIAVPATWASVWVEHRLARGHA; translated from the coding sequence ATGGATCTCTCGATGTACCTTCCCCGCCTGCTCGACGGGCTCGGCGTCAGTCTGCAGCTGACCGCGATCTCGGTCGTCTTCGGGTACGCCCTCGGACTGCTCTTCGCGCTCGGGGTGTCGTCGATCCACCGCGGCCTGCGCTGGCCCGCTCTCGTCGTCGTCGAGATCGGCCGCGGCATCCCGGCCCTCGTCGTGCTCTACATCGTCTACTACGGCCTGCCCGCCGTCGGGGTGCTGTTCAGCAGCTTCTGGGCGGCGGCGGCCGGCCTGACCTTCACGGTCGCGGCCTACTCGTCGGAGATGATCCGCGCCGGCATCCAGTCGGTGCCCCGTGGGCAGGGCGAGGCGGCCGCCGCCCTCGGTCTGTCGCGCCTGCCGACCTTTGCCCGGGTCATTCTGCCGCAGGGGCTCCGCTCGTCGATCCCCGCACTGATGGGGCTGGCGATCCAGTCGTTCCAGGGCACGTCGCTCGCCTACTCGATCTCGGTGAACGAACTGATGAGCCAGGCGTACCAGGTGAGCTCGCTGACCTTCGCCTACCTCACCGTGTACGTCGTGACCGGCCTGATCTACGCGGTCATCGCCGTGCCCGCCACGTGGGCTTCGGTTTGGGTCGAGCACCGTCTCGCACGGGGGCACGCGTGA